The Euphorbia lathyris chromosome 8, ddEupLath1.1, whole genome shotgun sequence genome has a window encoding:
- the LOC136202948 gene encoding uncharacterized protein has protein sequence MRRLSSISSLISLGFSQSRSTSNQFQINIIRFHSDDPSLLSSAKSSGILARYRNLVDQGKLQHDSYQEKVAIELENLLGRLEQYERDMEEYHVNLANWEKDRENEMRKLLTVEAEQKQQGGMWTSVDKHRKGLLEKWMSRKKPEVESGVGRWVSYLNRERKLDSLVGRRPIAPPAPKGLYIYGNVGSGKTMLMDMFYGVTKGIVKHRRRFHFHEAMLNINEHMHKIWKNQVEEQSLHSNISSWIMNLPFDMKVKEWLAAEEKYKQQVQMKNILPAVADKFLLDRQADEKGASLLCFDEIQTVDVFAIVALSGILSRLLTTGTVLVATSNREPKDLNQDGMQKEIFQKLVSKLDDHCEIVLIGSEIDYRRSIAQSSKDQVHHFWPLDNNAAKEFEKMWHQVTDQLGGEITSATVPIMFGRTLEVSQSCKGVGRFTFEYLCGQPRWAADYIAVAKNYHTVFISDIPTMSMRIGDKARRFITLVDELYNHHCCLYCTAASSIDDLFQGTDEGTLFDLESFQFEAEPEGAKLRRDVLAEGSVSAVGAPAGIVSMLSGQEEMFAFRRAVSRLIEMQTPLYLEGVKMLHPYFHRQHQTLGSDISMSLQQ, from the exons ATGAGGAGATTATCCTCAATTTCATCCCTTATATCGCTAGGGTTTTCTCAATCAAGATCAAcctccaatcagtttcaaatcaatataattcgCTTTCACTCTGATGATCCTTCCCTGCTTTCCTCCGCAAAATCTTCAG GGATTCTAGCTCGCTATAGGAATTTGGTTGATCAAGGGAAGCTACAGCATGATTCTTACCAGGAAAAGGTTGCTATTGAATTAGAAAATTTGCTTGGAAGATTGGAACAATACGAGAGAGATATGGAGGAGTATCAT GTAAATCTAGCGAACTGGGAGAAGGATAGGGAGAATGAGATGCGCAAGCTTTTGACAGTAGAAGCTGAGCAGAAACAGCAAGGAGGCATGTGGACATCAGTAGATAAGCATCGCAAAGGACTTCTGGAAAAATGGATGTCTAG GAAGAAGCCTGAGGTTGAATCTGGAGTGGGTCGATGGGTTTCATACTTGAATAGAGAAAGGAAGTTAGATTCCCTTGTTGGCCGTCGCCCAATTGCTCCTCCTGCTCCAAAGGGACTTTACATATATGGCAACGTTGGAAGTG GGAAGACTATGCTGATGGATATGTTTTATGGTGTCACCAAAGGAATTGTTAAACATAGGAGACGATTTCACTTTCATGAG GCCATGCTGAATATAAACGAGCATATGCATAAGATATGGAAGAATCAGGTGGAGGAACAGTCTTTGCATTCAAACATATCCAGCTGGATTATGAATCTACCTTTTGATATGAAAGTCAAGGAATGGTTAGCTGCAGAAGAAAAATATAAGCAACAGGTGCAGATGAAAAACATTCTTCCTGCTGTAGCAGACAAGTTTCTGCTAGATCGACAAGCAGATGAAAAGGGCGCCAGCCTTCTTTGCTTCGATGAAATACAG ACAGTTGATGTATTTGCTATTGTGGCCTTATCTGGAATTCTAAGCAGATTGTTGACTACTGGAACAGTTCTTGTGGCAACCAGTAATCGGGAGCCAAAGGATTTGAATCAG GATGGTATGCAGAAAGAGATCTTCCAAAAATTGGTTTCAAAATTGGACGACCACTGTGAGATAGTTCTGATTGGAAGTGAGATTGATTATCGGCGCTCTATAGCTCAGAGCTCTAAAGACCAG GTTCACCATTTCTGGCCATTGGATAACAATGCTGCGAAGGAGTTCGAGAAAATGTGGCATCAGGTCACAGACCAATTGGGAGGAGAAATCACATCTGCAACTGTCCCAATTATGTTTGGAAG AACGTTGGAGGTTTCCCAAAGCTGTAAAGGAGTTGGAAGATTCACCTTCGAGTATCTATGTGGTCAGCCG CGGTGGGCAGCGGATTATATTGCAGTTGCAAAAAATTATCACACTGTTTTCATCTCTGACATTCCAACAATGAGCATGCGAATCGGTGACAAA GCACGTAGATTTATCACTCTCGTAGATGAGCTGTACAATCATCATTGCTGCCTCTACTGTACTGCAGCTTCATCTATTGATGACCTGTTTCAAGGAACTGACGAGGGTACACTCTTTGATTTGGAAAG TTTTCAGTTTGAAGCAGAGCCAGAAGGTGCAAAACTTCGTAGAGATGTCTTAGCTGAAGGCAGTGTGAGCGCTGTGGGTGCACCAGCTGGCATAGTTTCCATGCTATCTGGCCAAGAAGAGATGTTTGCCTTTCGTCGAGCA GTTTCACGATTGATTGAAATGCAGACACCTCTATACCTGGAAGGTGTTAAAATGCTTCATCCTTATTTCCATAGGCAACACCAAACACTTGGAAGTGACATTTCAATGAGTTTACAACAATAA
- the LOC136203860 gene encoding uncharacterized protein, producing the protein MASITIEELHAFHSMDREVFSRMVFQLIRDPAQTLLVMAMWLWLETIGYKNIVIKLVPLSQVLLNAIANEAVLCLKCLDPNLKEEMSAEIPLTSRLVDKELSLQMFSLHKFSAITGIKYLLNSVCSTIFTDMLQLVLGSSSSSSSQALVMPGFPHRVFGNVSILPRAVDFDFPQDELWSWNPSKTVSEDDRTMFLTFSRGFPVTREEVINLFSELIGVGVVDVKMQHKTPGNEQPLFGKMVLDSIASVDKILNGNPIAKFRIKGKHIWARKYERRE; encoded by the coding sequence ATGGCTTCAATTACGATAGAGGAGCTTCATGCCTTTCATTCAATGGATCGAGAGGTCTTCTCTCGAATGGTTTTTCAGTTGATTCGAGACCCAGCACAGACGCTACTAGTCATGGCCATGTGGCTATGGCTCGAAACAATTGGCTATAAGAACATTGTCATAAAGCTCGTCCCCCTCTCTCAAGTTTTGCTGAATGCTATTGCTAATGAGGCTGTGTTATGTCTCAAATGTCTTGATCCAAACTTAAAAGAAGAAATGTCAGCAGAAATCCCTCTCACTTCTAGGCTAGTGGACAAAGAACTTTCTTTACAAATGTTCAGCCTTCATAAATTTTCAGCTATTACAGGAATCAAGTACTTACTTAACTCCGTGTGTTCAACGATTTTCACTGACATGCTACAACTTGTTCTAGGATCTTCAAGCTCAAGCTCAAGCCAAGCGCTAGTAATGCCCGGTTTTCCTCATCGAGTTTTCGGGAATGTGAGCATTCTTCCTAGGGCAGTGGATTTTGACTTCCCTCAAGATGAATTGTGGAGCTGGAATCCTAGTAAAACCGTCTCCGAAGATGACCGGACTATGTTCCTCACGTTTTCAAGAGGTTTTCCAGTGACTAGAGAGGAGGTTATAAATCTTTTTAGTGAGTTAATTGGTGTGGGTGTCGTTGATGTTAAGATGCAACATAAAACACCCGGAAATGAACAGCCATTGTTTGGCAAAATGGTTCTCGATTCTATTGCATCCGTTGATAAAATCTTGAACGGAAATCCTATAGCGAAGTTTAGGATCAAGGGGAAACATATTTGGGCCCGTAAATATGAACGTAGAGAGTAA